TTCTGTGGAGGCCCCTTTCcaccaagaaaagaaaacaatagatCAAAAGTTAGATATGATCAAATGCAAATACTCTGTAAGAAATAAAAGTCTAAATTATTAAGTCCAAAAATCAGACTCTCTATTTAATTGTGACTTAGTGTCCAAtaattaattcaacatttttatcagtgtaatcatttttaatatcatACTTTTAAATCTTTTGACAATTTACTCAATATGTCAAATTTTTTGCactaattttattttcatcttgcCTAACTTTCAtctagtgtttttttttttctgctggcAGAAAATGGCTTCCATATTTTACTGTGCATGTGCTGCAACATGGCTCCATTGTACTCCGTTGCCCTCTAACTTTGACATATACTTTTCCCATTTTTTTTACCTGCCTTCGAACTCTTGGCTTACCATTCCCTCAATTAACAACCGCCATTCATTTACTCCTCCTACTACTTAAAATAACTTCTACTCCGCCCGACCCCCTTCCAAAAAACTCCTCCTCACCaactgctccctcctcctcaaaACATCGCCCCATTCCCTGCCGCCCACCCCGCCTCCTCGCCTTCCGCCATAGTTCCTGACGAAGACAGGGGGAGGGAGTCTTCCCCTGGAAACCCCAGCGTGGAATGAGAAGATTTCTAAAGCTAAACAGGCAGAGCAGTGGGCCGAGGTCGTCAGGCAGGTAGGACCTCTGGGGTCTCAGCAGTGATAGGTGTTAAGATTTTTAGCTGCAGTTATATGAAATGCTATATGCTAGTTGTTTTCTACATAGCAGAAAAAGGATACACTCAGCATTAAATTCCTTTTTCTGTCGAGTGCATTTTCtatctgatttaaaaacatttaatttggaCGAAATCCAAGGAAGGAGTAGGAGAAAACTAGCTTCTTCTGTGCTGTGCTGTTTCTTCGtttgctcttttcctcttctccattcACTTCCCTCtatatttttcctgttttgctgtAACCATCCTCATTTCAAATAACAGTTTGCGTAGCCAGTGCATGCAGACTTCAGTCAACCCCTGTCGATGCTCCTCATTGCTATTCAGGTGTCAGAGGAGTCGGCCGAAGCCTGGGTTGATGAGTTCGCCACGGCAGGACCAGATTTCCAACAGGCCAAAGCTGCAGTGGAGGTGAGACGAGaattcctgaaaacacacaccctGAAACCAAAGCTTAAGCTGCTGTGTGTTAATTGGGAGCAGTGAGAAGGGAGAGGTTACAGCTCGATGTGTCCTGGGAGGTTGGGGTTTGAAATGGAAACTATCAGGATCAAGGTGCCTTTGATAAAGTCACTTAATCCcattagagaaaaacaaacaaaccaccgTCTCTCTCTTTGGACTTAGTTCTGAAACAGCATCAGTGCACAGTCATTTCTCACTTGGAGAAGTAGAGGTCAAACGGGTCTATCATACAGGATGGAGTGTGATACGAGGAGTGAAGTAATGATGTGTATCTCTGTCATTTTGTCAGAGTGATGTGGATTTCtgggagaagctgcagcaggagtgGGAGGAGATGGCGAAGAGGGACGCAGAGAGCCATCCCTGGCTGTCTGACTTCGATCAGCTACTCAGCACTTCTTATGACAAGGTAGCCATCTGTTTAGAGAGTTATTGTGTTTGAGGATTACAGCGGTTTTGCTCGTACATCTCTCCTTGATGTCTGTGTATAATACATTACTGCTGTTTACGTACGTGACTCTGCAGGCTGCTTCAACACTACACACAGAAATAGACTCTGTGTTATTCTTGTGTTTATCGCAGGGTTATCAGTTTGAAGAGGACAACCCCTACTTATCTCACCCGGACCCTTTGTCAGAGGGAGTGACGAGGATGGAGGCGGGCGACATCCCTGGTGCCGTACGCTTCTTTGAAAGTGCCGTACAGTCAGAACCTGGCAACCAGCTGGTGAGACTcttaaaaactaatttgcattttccagtgtttttaatTCTTCAATCACTCACGAAAACAGCCCAATAAATCTCTTTGCTTGTAAGTTACTTGGATTTTTGCCACTGACTGAAAGCAATTGTAATGATGCTCTGTTGTGGCTGCATCTGTTTTCTCTTAATTGCAGGCTTGGCAATATCTGGGAACCTGTCAGGCTGAGAACGAGCAGGAATTTGCTGCAATCAGCGCACTCCGCAGGTCAGAAATCAGAATTGCAAAATGAGTGTAGTGGTGCAAGTTCATTCACTGGCTTCAGTAGCAATTGGAAAGGCATTATgtgtattataaataattatatagtgacaacttttttttcctgtttggaCATTTTTTGAAAATTATGACTGATATGCAGTAAGACATGCAGTGAGCGATGATCAAGGTATAGACTGGATCTAGTCCTATGATTAACTTAAAGTCATATTATTTTTATcctgaatttatttattaattattctaTTCGTTATTGTTTTTCCATAATCACGTTTCCTCCATTAGATGTATAGAGCTGAAGAACGACAACCTGATTGCTCTAATGGCGTTGGCTGTCAGTTTCACGAACGAGTCGCTGCACAGGCAGGCCTGTGAGACTCTTCGGGATTGGCTTAAGCACAATCCAAACTACCGCTCTGTCTGGGACCAGAACGAGCTCGAACGCCAAAAGGAAGGTGCCAGAGAtagggagaaggagagggagaggttcGGGTCACTGCTGCCAGAGTGAGTATGATTTCAGCTTTAACACACAAGATAGAGATGATTCCCATATATTTGTAGTAATGTTTACTAACCTGATCTTTctgactctttttttcttgcttttgcaCAGATCTTTGTTTTCAGACGTCCAGTCCCTTTTCCTGCTTGCAGCCAACTCTGACCCGGCCCAGGTGGACCCCCAGCTGCAGTGTGGTCTTGGAGTTCTCTTCAACCTCAGCGGAGAGTATGACAAGGCGGTGGACTGTTTCAGCGCCGCTCTGTGTGTCACACCACAGGTTAGGGTAGAAGCCACTGTCGAGGTCTTAACGTCTGTcttcaccctgttttttttttatgacctctccttcttctcctctgtctccatcagGACTATCTGCTGTGGAACAAGTTGGGTGCCACGCTGGCTAATGGAAGCCGCTCAGAGGAGGCAGTGGCCGCCTACAGGAGAgctctggagctgcagccagGCTTCATCCGTAGTCGCTACAACTTGGGGATTAGTTGTGTCAATTTAGGAGTACACAGGTGAAGAGGCAATTTTTAAATACTAAAAAAGAAACCCCATACCTGGGGTTTACATCCATCACAGATGATCAGACAtgactcagaccacattcagagctGGACTGGGACTCGTGGCCgcatattgatttttttcttttaccatttcaaatgagtaaaatcttattTATTGTAGAGCTGTGATTCACTCAGCCCCTCTGTGCCcagctctctcacacacactgaaaacaacgGACCCATCTGGGAACAAGCaacataattgtttttttgcaaacagaaatgtcaTATATATTGAGTGGAGAAGTGAGATCTAATCACAAGTGGCCTCTTGGGACACATGCAGAGATATATTTTTATGCTAGGTGGGGTTTGACATGCAAACATGGACGATGTTAATACCAAGTATGAACAGAGCCATAGAAAGCTAATTTGTCCGGGTTTAGCTTTGAAGAGTTTTTGCTATAATAGGactaaattcaatcaggctggTTACACAGATGTTTCTTATCACATTGTTCAAAAGACCATAAAAACAAAGCTTAAatctgtgtgtggtgttgacTCCTCCTTGTGTTCAGTCTGTTCCCAGCCTGCCTATGACCAAGGTGGTCTTAACTTGATTTATAACAGAATAGTGAAGCTAAAGAAAACGATAATCTATTTGAAATCTTCTCGTCACTCTGccctgcttcttttcttttctatcctCAGAGAGGCAGTGGAGCACTTCCTCGAAGCTCTGTCTCTACAGCGCCAGGCGGCTAGCGATGGGGCGAGAGCTGCCCGGGGCCCTGGAGGAGTTGCAGCAGCCACCATGATGTCTGACAACATCTGGTCGACCTTGCGCATGGCTCTCAGCATGATGGGCGAGAGCTCTCTGTACACCGCCGCCGATCGCCGGGACTTGGACACATTGTTGGCTCACTTCTGccagagagaggtggagggtggGACTGAATGAAAACCAGCCGGGGGAGCGCTTattgagtgtgaatgtgttttgctGGGAGGAAAATGTTTGGGTGACTgaatgaagcagagaggaatcCGAGTGGTAACAGTTCGAGGGAAATGGAGACACTGTGAATTATCCACCATCCCAGAGACATCATCTTGTGCTTGTGTATGTTTAAGTGACTTGTATCAAACATTgcagtctgaacctgaacagaGAACCAGTCAGCAGTACTACAGACGTGtcactgtatttttaaatgttcgGGATTTTCTTCATTGCCTTGATCTGGAGAACTGGGTTTGATCTGACATTTGTTCTTAGTGAAGAAAGTAAATGAAGAAGAATGAGTGACTTCCCTCTGTACTCAGTAACCAGCTGTATGGACAGTTAGTTATGTTTTTCATGACCTCTCATATTCTTTAACAACAGCAGATTGTAGATTGAACCGTTAGTCTCTACGGTTATGTAAATTAAAGGTACAGTATTTCAGTGACATTGAAAAGAGCACTGCTTTTATCAAAAGTGCTCTCAAGAGAACGATGCCGATAACAAACAGTAGTCAGAAGTGCTATAATGGcttgtttctttatttacctctatcttatttaattttttagtAATCATTTATCAGCCAGGACAATGAACTGACAACCAGCAGGACTGTTACTGTAATGATAacggtgtgtgtatgtgtgtgtacagtatgtttgtgtgttcgggCTTGGGTGGGTGATATTAATCCTGCATTGGATGATAAGAACATATAATTGTAATATCGTTGAGGATGATTTCTTGCTCTTTTTCATATCGCTCTTGTAAAACAATTTGCTTCATTGTAAGATAATGCTATATGCCATATTGTGTATTGTAAAATAATTGTTGCACTATAATTGTTTTCAGGCTACTTCTATCCTGACTGCAAtgtttaatataatattcaGCAATAAAGCTTTGATTCCAAACAAGTTGTTTCTGCAGTAATCGGTATTGGACAAACTGTCTGGGTGTCACAGGAAGGTGTGGcaagcagaaaaagagaactgTTTAATAAATGTCCGATTCAAGCAGTAGATAACAGAAGGGTTTCAAAGTTAGGACTGCTTTCACTTTGAATGGAAAATTTACAGTGTAAGAGTGAATATTATGtaagagaagaaaaagtgtTTACAGATTTGAATAGTGGAGTTTTAACCTGGACAATAAATCGAAAGAAGCTAATCTTTTCAGGTAGTGTGTCATATTTAACATGGAGCCTGGAGTTCCAAGCCCGGttcaatttgaataaacaaatttaGACTTTAGGTTTTAAATTTCCCATTATTGAAGCTCCAGAGAACATTATTTAAACTGAAGTAATCACGAATGGATCAGAGTAAATTGTGAAGATGAAACTGagattgaaatgaaataaattgaataaaataacaatttacaatttaaagaatattttatatccattttaaatgtaacttgtTCATTCATCCTGCAAAGGAAAATAATTGATTGAAAATCAGAATAATCTTTTGACAATTGTTGGtactttttttacttcaatgtattatttgtattcaacttaaaatatttttggaaaTGTATCTAATTTCTGATGTTAACTCTAAATAGAATTGTTCCGACGGCAATTgaattcaatttcaattcaaatttatttgtatagctccaaatcatttaaaacattatctgaaggcactttacatagaagtaAATAACTGCTTTCATGTAAATATCTGTTAATATGACAAATTGCATTGTTTTAAATGGATTGATTTAAATGGACAAACTGCATCTTTCGTGTTCCACAGTATTTAAAGCAGAAATCTATGATTAGTTCTTGAGCCTTGTTTCCCCTGAGTTCTGTGTTGCAGCATCACGTGTCTCTGGGAGACGCCTGTTCCAATATAACGTTCGACTTTTCTCcagatgagaaaaacaaagctctCGATTATTCCAACTTTCAAATGTGTTATCAACACAACGCCACGCCCCGTTTCTGGAACGCCTTCCTCTGAGAAACCAATCAGCGGCGAGGAAGCGGAGAGGAGGCGCGAGCTGATTGGTTCGTTCAAAAATAACATGCACGAAACCCGCCATTTAAATGTCTACGATTCAAACCTCAGACTTGTGATTCAAACTCGTGTGTTTTAACtcgctgtgtttctgctgtggaGTCAGAGAAGAGTCTTTGAGCCGCACTACACTTCCTCCTTCTCGTCTGAGGTGAGTAAAGAAACACGTGATTCACGTAAAGAGAAATAGTCTCAGTTATCACGGGTTAACACTTTCTACCGAGTTAAACCTTTACCTGTTTAAGAACGGGATTAGGAAACGAGCTAACTGACCTTGGCTGTGCTAGCTTGTTGTTAGCTTTCTGTACGTTTCTGTGACCTCATCGTTACATGGTATTTGTTAAAACTACAAAGTTGTGTTGTCGTGagttcatgttgtgtgtgttgatctTGTGCGATCTGTAGTTTAGGTacaaaaaaaagccacaaaacTAACTTCCCCTTGTTTAACGTCCTGTTGTATGAAACCCTTTCTGTACACATATGAGTGTAAAGCAGCCACGAGGGCAAGTTTTTCcactgtatataaatgtgttaCTCGTGTATTTAGACATTTTCAACAAATCCTGCTTGTTAGgactggaaaataaaactatatcaATTACTATCAGTGTCATTTTCATCAAGAGCAATTTAAGTCCAATATATAAATCGATgtattgcttatgcattgttCTGACACAGTGAGGAGCTATAACACCGAATTATTCAACCTCAGACAAATGTTTTGCTGTCaatcgtttaaaaaaaagtaatttaaaagaaataatgagacatttattttgatcattttcaatattgactgataatgaaaatgtttatctttttataaTATGTGTGTTGAATCTGATGTGATGCTGTTCAGTGGAGTAAAGATTCTCTTCTGTTTACCCGTGAGCCAGTTAACCTTCGATAAGCATCATGGGATCCAGTGAGAGCAAGATGCTCGTGTCTGCACCGGTAAAACCAGAGTCGGCGATCAAAAACCATCGCCTCGGTGACCTGACGGATCCACGCTCTCCAGGCATCGACCGTACTCCTATTCAGGTAGGTGGCCTTGTAGATTTCCTCCCAGACGTCATCGTTCTGTGAGCTGTGGGAAGCATTTTTTTAAACGGATcataacaaatgttttttcccagGTTGGTGGGCCTGTGACCAAACCTTCTGCTGCGGGGAAAAGTGAGTGTCCCCTGGCGTTCACCGATCCCCGCTCCCCTTC
Above is a genomic segment from Hippoglossus stenolepis isolate QCI-W04-F060 chromosome 8, HSTE1.2, whole genome shotgun sequence containing:
- the pex5 gene encoding peroxisomal biogenesis factor 5 isoform X2, giving the protein MAMRELVEAECGGANPLMKLTSHMTKEGGAWRHRSTPTIPPTPIEISTEEELVNEFLQAPPRAPHTFDMGQLLEEMQQIDQQSYRQAPQRAPDVAALALSGDWASEFVSSSDPAATPGLIALGDAADADWTREFIAEAADPGRWAEEYLEQSEEKLWLGDLGDKENEWTKEYEPGEELRETANELVSKVDDPKLQNTEFLRFVRQIGEGSVTVENKTDRQLTDKAQAQEAQNWASNLNQVSEESAEAWVDEFATAGPDFQQAKAAVESDVDFWEKLQQEWEEMAKRDAESHPWLSDFDQLLSTSYDKGYQFEEDNPYLSHPDPLSEGVTRMEAGDIPGAVRFFESAVQSEPGNQLAWQYLGTCQAENEQEFAAISALRRCIELKNDNLIALMALAVSFTNESLHRQACETLRDWLKHNPNYRSVWDQNELERQKEGARDREKERERFGSLLPESLFSDVQSLFLLAANSDPAQVDPQLQCGLGVLFNLSGEYDKAVDCFSAALCVTPQDYLLWNKLGATLANGSRSEEAVAAYRRALELQPGFIRSRYNLGISCVNLGVHREAVEHFLEALSLQRQAASDGARAARGPGGVAAATMMSDNIWSTLRMALSMMGESSLYTAADRRDLDTLLAHFCQREVEGGTE
- the pex5 gene encoding peroxisomal biogenesis factor 5 isoform X1 — encoded protein: MAMRELVEAECGGANPLMKLTSHMTKEGGAWRHRSTPTIPPTPIEISTEEELVNEFLQAPPRAPHTFDMGQLLEEMQQIDQQSYRQAPQRAPDVAALALSGDWASEFVSSSDPAATPGLIALGDAADADWTREFIAEAADPGRWAEEYLEQSEEKLWLGDLGDKENEWTKEYEPGEELRETANELVSKVDDPKLQNTEFLRFVRQIGEGSVTVENKTDRQLTDKAQAQEAQNWASNLNQFLTKTGGGSLPLETPAWNEKISKAKQAEQWAEVVRQVSEESAEAWVDEFATAGPDFQQAKAAVESDVDFWEKLQQEWEEMAKRDAESHPWLSDFDQLLSTSYDKGYQFEEDNPYLSHPDPLSEGVTRMEAGDIPGAVRFFESAVQSEPGNQLAWQYLGTCQAENEQEFAAISALRRCIELKNDNLIALMALAVSFTNESLHRQACETLRDWLKHNPNYRSVWDQNELERQKEGARDREKERERFGSLLPESLFSDVQSLFLLAANSDPAQVDPQLQCGLGVLFNLSGEYDKAVDCFSAALCVTPQDYLLWNKLGATLANGSRSEEAVAAYRRALELQPGFIRSRYNLGISCVNLGVHREAVEHFLEALSLQRQAASDGARAARGPGGVAAATMMSDNIWSTLRMALSMMGESSLYTAADRRDLDTLLAHFCQREVEGGTE
- the pex5 gene encoding peroxisomal biogenesis factor 5 isoform X3 — translated: MAMRELVEAECGGANPLMKLTSHMTKEGGAWRHRSTPTIPPTPIEISTEEELVNEFLQAPPRAPHTFDMGQLLEEMQQIDQQSYRQAPQRAPDVAALALSGDWASEFVSSSDPAATPGLIALGDAADADWTREFIAEAADPGRWAEEYLEQSEEKLWLGDLGDKENEWTKEYEPGEELRETANELVSKVDDPKLQNTEVSEESAEAWVDEFATAGPDFQQAKAAVESDVDFWEKLQQEWEEMAKRDAESHPWLSDFDQLLSTSYDKGYQFEEDNPYLSHPDPLSEGVTRMEAGDIPGAVRFFESAVQSEPGNQLAWQYLGTCQAENEQEFAAISALRRCIELKNDNLIALMALAVSFTNESLHRQACETLRDWLKHNPNYRSVWDQNELERQKEGARDREKERERFGSLLPESLFSDVQSLFLLAANSDPAQVDPQLQCGLGVLFNLSGEYDKAVDCFSAALCVTPQDYLLWNKLGATLANGSRSEEAVAAYRRALELQPGFIRSRYNLGISCVNLGVHREAVEHFLEALSLQRQAASDGARAARGPGGVAAATMMSDNIWSTLRMALSMMGESSLYTAADRRDLDTLLAHFCQREVEGGTE